The following are encoded in a window of Oncorhynchus mykiss isolate Arlee chromosome 31, USDA_OmykA_1.1, whole genome shotgun sequence genomic DNA:
- the casp3b gene encoding caspase-3b, giving the protein MSDLVDAKCITAQWPGSPSLPRFTIENQKVDARPPADMYTYKMNYPSLGQCVIINNKNFDRRTGMSSRKGTDVDAGYARKVFERLGYNVKVANDQTVQQIQQLLYTVSQDNHSQSASFVCVMLSHGGEGVFYGTDGNVELQKLTGLFRGDRCKTLVGKPKLFFIQACRGSDLDCGIETDSVAGGIETDSVAGNYPERIPVEADFLYAYSTAPGYYSWRNTDKGSWFIQALCEMLQRYGKQLDIMQIMTRVNHKVAHDFEASANKQIPCIVSMLTKHLYFPQ; this is encoded by the exons ATGTCTGATTTGGTGGATGCCAAATGCATAACTGCACAATG GCCAGGGAGTCCCTCACTGCCAAGGTTTACTATAGAGAATCAGAAAGTAGATGCTAGGCCTCCAGCTGACATGTACACATATAAAATGAACTATCCCAGCCTTGGACAATgtgtcatcatcaacaacaagaaCTTTGACAGGAGAACAG GAATGAGTTCTCGCAAGGGAACAGATGTGGATGCTGGCTATGCAAGGAAAGTCTTTGAACGTTTGGGGTACAACGTGAAAGTTGCCAATGACCAGACGGTGCAGCAGATCCAACAGCTGCTTTACACTG TGTCTCAAGACAACCACAGCCAGTCAGCctcctttgtgtgtgtgatgctgagCCATGGAGGAGAGGGTGTGTTCTATGGCACAGATGGAAATGTGGAGCTCCAGAAGCTCACCGGACTCTTCAGGGGCGACCGCTGCAAAACGCTGGTGGGAAAGCCCAAACTCTTCTTCATCCAG GCGTGCCGTGGCTCTGATCTGGACTGTggaatagagacagacagtgttgcTGGTGGAATAGAGACGGACAGCGTTGCTGGTAACTATCCAGAGAGGATTCCAGTGGAGGCAGACTTTCTCTATGCTTATTCTACAGCCCCAG GCTACTACTCCTGGAGGAACACCGACAAGGGCTCCTGGTTCATCCAGGCCCTCTGTGAGATGTTACAAAGGTATGGCAAACAGCTGGACATAATGCAGATCATGACACGTGTTAACCACAAGGTGGCACATGACTTCGAGGCTTCCGCCAACAAGCAGATCCCTTGCATTGTGTCTATGTTGACCAAACATCTCTACTTTCCACAGTGA
- the cenpu gene encoding centromere protein U isoform X1, with protein sequence MSKKSQMAKMLKLVQYELVEKGPSKDTQKSKATDSHISPNVSTIEQASFLDECDTYGNPLHSTALEDDFSPNLAQNKEEVVKEGAAKRRWGPSKKVNSATPKRHTLSGRGQTKRRASEVVQPKGSQQKNVKPKARPQKEIAEGAGEEDLTETQSGSSASQKNTVRKKQDTEVDDSRSSGEEEEIEVSAPGSSPQHIHKKRRTSLSSENLTDEDISWNPNQNKAKPDNVWKHRKSSVERGSRGPRGSSLGTRGKSSSGSAGPSKRDQQKRRNVKNPTDLDVVLDSFLEFVSEYMDAVESNAVLQAIDALASSFEDQLTEKITASKELKFLKRDNAKMNAAINRKRARLLEAKNELIRSEAQLRALQKDQSRLEQRLTDIRKGTTFLKDLGHLHKSYLDHRIAHPNQAEEYGPSSLPALLLEARDVLGTEDQLKTVNERLQQALDRVAHNK encoded by the exons ATGAG TAAGAAGAGCCAAATGGCGAAGATGCTCAAACTTGTGCAATACGAGCTTGTTGAG AAGGGTCCATCAAAAGATACACAGAAATCTAAAGCAACGGACAGTCATATTTCCCCAAATGTTTCTACCATTGAGCAAGCCAGTTTCCTTGATGAGTGCGATACTTATG GTAACCCACTGCACAGCACTGCCCTTGAGGACGATTTCAGCCCAAACTTGGCTCAAAACAAAGAGGAAGTGGTGAAGGAGGGGGCAGCTAAGAGAAGATGGGGCCCATCCAAAAAGGTTAATAGTGCGACCCCAAAAAGACACACACTGTCTGGGAGAGGTCAGACCAAACGGAGAGCTAGCGAAGTGGTCCAGCCAAAGGGATCTCAACAGAAAAATGTCAAACCAAAAGCCAG GCCCCAAAAAGAGATTGCAGAAGGGGCAGGTGAAGAGGATTTAACAGAAACTCAGAGTGGGTCTTCTGcatcacagaaaaacacagtcaGAAAGAAACAGGACACAGAAGTGGATGACTCG AGGTCATCGGGCGAGGAGGAGGAAATTGAGGTGTCTGCTCCGGGCTCCAGTCCTCAACATATTCATAAGAAACGTAGAACATCCCTGTCTTCAGAGAATCTGACGGATGAGGACATTAGTTGG AATCCAAATCAGAATAAGGCCAAACCAGACAATGTTTGGAAGCACAGGAAGTCCTCAGTTGAGAGGGGTTCGCGGGGTCCGAGGGGGAGTTCGCTGGGTACGAGGGGGAAGTCCTCCTCAG GAAGTGCTGGTCCTTCCAAAAGAGACCAGCAGAAACGAAGGAATGTAAAAAATCCCACTGATCTTGATGTGGTGTTGGACTCATTTTTGGAATTCGTGTCAGAGTATAT GGATGCAGTGGAATCTAATGCAGTATTGCAGGCTATAGATGCTCTCGCAAGCTCTTTTGAAGATCAACTCACAGAGAAG ATAACTGCTTCAAAGGAGCTAAAATTCCTGAAAAGGGACAACGCAAAG ATGAATGCTGCCATTAACCGTAAGAGAGCCAGGCTGCTCGAGGCCAAAAATGAGCttataag GAGTGAGGCCCAATTGAGGGCCCTGCAGAAGGACCAGTCTCGACTTGAGCAGAGGCTAACAGACATACGGAAGGGAACCACTTTCTTGAAGGATCTGGGTCACCTGCACAAGAGCTACCTGGACCATAGAATAGCCCACCCTAACCAGGCAGAGGAG TATGGCCCCTCCAGTCTACCAGCTCTTCTCCTGGAGGCCCGTGATGTGCTGGGGACTGAAGATCAGCTGAAGACTGTCAACGAGAGGCTGCAACAGGCTCTGGACAGAGTGGCTCACAACAAGTGA
- the cenpu gene encoding centromere protein U isoform X3: MAKMLKLVQYELVEKGPSKDTQKSKATDSHISPNVSTIEQASFLDECDTYGNPLHSTALEDDFSPNLAQNKEEVVKEGAAKRRWGPSKKVNSATPKRHTLSGRGQTKRRASEVVQPKGSQQKNVKPKARPQKEIAEGAGEEDLTETQSGSSASQKNTVRKKQDTEVDDSRSSGEEEEIEVSAPGSSPQHIHKKRRTSLSSENLTDEDISWNPNQNKAKPDNVWKHRKSSVERGSRGPRGSSLGTRGKSSSGSAGPSKRDQQKRRNVKNPTDLDVVLDSFLEFVSEYMDAVESNAVLQAIDALASSFEDQLTEKITASKELKFLKRDNAKMNAAINRKRARLLEAKNELIRSEAQLRALQKDQSRLEQRLTDIRKGTTFLKDLGHLHKSYLDHRIAHPNQAEEYGPSSLPALLLEARDVLGTEDQLKTVNERLQQALDRVAHNK; this comes from the exons ATGGCGAAGATGCTCAAACTTGTGCAATACGAGCTTGTTGAG AAGGGTCCATCAAAAGATACACAGAAATCTAAAGCAACGGACAGTCATATTTCCCCAAATGTTTCTACCATTGAGCAAGCCAGTTTCCTTGATGAGTGCGATACTTATG GTAACCCACTGCACAGCACTGCCCTTGAGGACGATTTCAGCCCAAACTTGGCTCAAAACAAAGAGGAAGTGGTGAAGGAGGGGGCAGCTAAGAGAAGATGGGGCCCATCCAAAAAGGTTAATAGTGCGACCCCAAAAAGACACACACTGTCTGGGAGAGGTCAGACCAAACGGAGAGCTAGCGAAGTGGTCCAGCCAAAGGGATCTCAACAGAAAAATGTCAAACCAAAAGCCAG GCCCCAAAAAGAGATTGCAGAAGGGGCAGGTGAAGAGGATTTAACAGAAACTCAGAGTGGGTCTTCTGcatcacagaaaaacacagtcaGAAAGAAACAGGACACAGAAGTGGATGACTCG AGGTCATCGGGCGAGGAGGAGGAAATTGAGGTGTCTGCTCCGGGCTCCAGTCCTCAACATATTCATAAGAAACGTAGAACATCCCTGTCTTCAGAGAATCTGACGGATGAGGACATTAGTTGG AATCCAAATCAGAATAAGGCCAAACCAGACAATGTTTGGAAGCACAGGAAGTCCTCAGTTGAGAGGGGTTCGCGGGGTCCGAGGGGGAGTTCGCTGGGTACGAGGGGGAAGTCCTCCTCAG GAAGTGCTGGTCCTTCCAAAAGAGACCAGCAGAAACGAAGGAATGTAAAAAATCCCACTGATCTTGATGTGGTGTTGGACTCATTTTTGGAATTCGTGTCAGAGTATAT GGATGCAGTGGAATCTAATGCAGTATTGCAGGCTATAGATGCTCTCGCAAGCTCTTTTGAAGATCAACTCACAGAGAAG ATAACTGCTTCAAAGGAGCTAAAATTCCTGAAAAGGGACAACGCAAAG ATGAATGCTGCCATTAACCGTAAGAGAGCCAGGCTGCTCGAGGCCAAAAATGAGCttataag GAGTGAGGCCCAATTGAGGGCCCTGCAGAAGGACCAGTCTCGACTTGAGCAGAGGCTAACAGACATACGGAAGGGAACCACTTTCTTGAAGGATCTGGGTCACCTGCACAAGAGCTACCTGGACCATAGAATAGCCCACCCTAACCAGGCAGAGGAG TATGGCCCCTCCAGTCTACCAGCTCTTCTCCTGGAGGCCCGTGATGTGCTGGGGACTGAAGATCAGCTGAAGACTGTCAACGAGAGGCTGCAACAGGCTCTGGACAGAGTGGCTCACAACAAGTGA
- the cenpu gene encoding centromere protein U isoform X4: MAKMLKLVQYELVEGPSKDTQKSKATDSHISPNVSTIEQASFLDECDTYGNPLHSTALEDDFSPNLAQNKEEVVKEGAAKRRWGPSKKVNSATPKRHTLSGRGQTKRRASEVVQPKGSQQKNVKPKARPQKEIAEGAGEEDLTETQSGSSASQKNTVRKKQDTEVDDSRSSGEEEEIEVSAPGSSPQHIHKKRRTSLSSENLTDEDISWNPNQNKAKPDNVWKHRKSSVERGSRGPRGSSLGTRGKSSSGSAGPSKRDQQKRRNVKNPTDLDVVLDSFLEFVSEYMDAVESNAVLQAIDALASSFEDQLTEKITASKELKFLKRDNAKMNAAINRKRARLLEAKNELIRSEAQLRALQKDQSRLEQRLTDIRKGTTFLKDLGHLHKSYLDHRIAHPNQAEEYGPSSLPALLLEARDVLGTEDQLKTVNERLQQALDRVAHNK, encoded by the exons ATGGCGAAGATGCTCAAACTTGTGCAATACGAGCTTGTTGAG GGTCCATCAAAAGATACACAGAAATCTAAAGCAACGGACAGTCATATTTCCCCAAATGTTTCTACCATTGAGCAAGCCAGTTTCCTTGATGAGTGCGATACTTATG GTAACCCACTGCACAGCACTGCCCTTGAGGACGATTTCAGCCCAAACTTGGCTCAAAACAAAGAGGAAGTGGTGAAGGAGGGGGCAGCTAAGAGAAGATGGGGCCCATCCAAAAAGGTTAATAGTGCGACCCCAAAAAGACACACACTGTCTGGGAGAGGTCAGACCAAACGGAGAGCTAGCGAAGTGGTCCAGCCAAAGGGATCTCAACAGAAAAATGTCAAACCAAAAGCCAG GCCCCAAAAAGAGATTGCAGAAGGGGCAGGTGAAGAGGATTTAACAGAAACTCAGAGTGGGTCTTCTGcatcacagaaaaacacagtcaGAAAGAAACAGGACACAGAAGTGGATGACTCG AGGTCATCGGGCGAGGAGGAGGAAATTGAGGTGTCTGCTCCGGGCTCCAGTCCTCAACATATTCATAAGAAACGTAGAACATCCCTGTCTTCAGAGAATCTGACGGATGAGGACATTAGTTGG AATCCAAATCAGAATAAGGCCAAACCAGACAATGTTTGGAAGCACAGGAAGTCCTCAGTTGAGAGGGGTTCGCGGGGTCCGAGGGGGAGTTCGCTGGGTACGAGGGGGAAGTCCTCCTCAG GAAGTGCTGGTCCTTCCAAAAGAGACCAGCAGAAACGAAGGAATGTAAAAAATCCCACTGATCTTGATGTGGTGTTGGACTCATTTTTGGAATTCGTGTCAGAGTATAT GGATGCAGTGGAATCTAATGCAGTATTGCAGGCTATAGATGCTCTCGCAAGCTCTTTTGAAGATCAACTCACAGAGAAG ATAACTGCTTCAAAGGAGCTAAAATTCCTGAAAAGGGACAACGCAAAG ATGAATGCTGCCATTAACCGTAAGAGAGCCAGGCTGCTCGAGGCCAAAAATGAGCttataag GAGTGAGGCCCAATTGAGGGCCCTGCAGAAGGACCAGTCTCGACTTGAGCAGAGGCTAACAGACATACGGAAGGGAACCACTTTCTTGAAGGATCTGGGTCACCTGCACAAGAGCTACCTGGACCATAGAATAGCCCACCCTAACCAGGCAGAGGAG TATGGCCCCTCCAGTCTACCAGCTCTTCTCCTGGAGGCCCGTGATGTGCTGGGGACTGAAGATCAGCTGAAGACTGTCAACGAGAGGCTGCAACAGGCTCTGGACAGAGTGGCTCACAACAAGTGA
- the cenpu gene encoding centromere protein U isoform X2, which translates to MSKKSQMAKMLKLVQYELVEGPSKDTQKSKATDSHISPNVSTIEQASFLDECDTYGNPLHSTALEDDFSPNLAQNKEEVVKEGAAKRRWGPSKKVNSATPKRHTLSGRGQTKRRASEVVQPKGSQQKNVKPKARPQKEIAEGAGEEDLTETQSGSSASQKNTVRKKQDTEVDDSRSSGEEEEIEVSAPGSSPQHIHKKRRTSLSSENLTDEDISWNPNQNKAKPDNVWKHRKSSVERGSRGPRGSSLGTRGKSSSGSAGPSKRDQQKRRNVKNPTDLDVVLDSFLEFVSEYMDAVESNAVLQAIDALASSFEDQLTEKITASKELKFLKRDNAKMNAAINRKRARLLEAKNELIRSEAQLRALQKDQSRLEQRLTDIRKGTTFLKDLGHLHKSYLDHRIAHPNQAEEYGPSSLPALLLEARDVLGTEDQLKTVNERLQQALDRVAHNK; encoded by the exons ATGAG TAAGAAGAGCCAAATGGCGAAGATGCTCAAACTTGTGCAATACGAGCTTGTTGAG GGTCCATCAAAAGATACACAGAAATCTAAAGCAACGGACAGTCATATTTCCCCAAATGTTTCTACCATTGAGCAAGCCAGTTTCCTTGATGAGTGCGATACTTATG GTAACCCACTGCACAGCACTGCCCTTGAGGACGATTTCAGCCCAAACTTGGCTCAAAACAAAGAGGAAGTGGTGAAGGAGGGGGCAGCTAAGAGAAGATGGGGCCCATCCAAAAAGGTTAATAGTGCGACCCCAAAAAGACACACACTGTCTGGGAGAGGTCAGACCAAACGGAGAGCTAGCGAAGTGGTCCAGCCAAAGGGATCTCAACAGAAAAATGTCAAACCAAAAGCCAG GCCCCAAAAAGAGATTGCAGAAGGGGCAGGTGAAGAGGATTTAACAGAAACTCAGAGTGGGTCTTCTGcatcacagaaaaacacagtcaGAAAGAAACAGGACACAGAAGTGGATGACTCG AGGTCATCGGGCGAGGAGGAGGAAATTGAGGTGTCTGCTCCGGGCTCCAGTCCTCAACATATTCATAAGAAACGTAGAACATCCCTGTCTTCAGAGAATCTGACGGATGAGGACATTAGTTGG AATCCAAATCAGAATAAGGCCAAACCAGACAATGTTTGGAAGCACAGGAAGTCCTCAGTTGAGAGGGGTTCGCGGGGTCCGAGGGGGAGTTCGCTGGGTACGAGGGGGAAGTCCTCCTCAG GAAGTGCTGGTCCTTCCAAAAGAGACCAGCAGAAACGAAGGAATGTAAAAAATCCCACTGATCTTGATGTGGTGTTGGACTCATTTTTGGAATTCGTGTCAGAGTATAT GGATGCAGTGGAATCTAATGCAGTATTGCAGGCTATAGATGCTCTCGCAAGCTCTTTTGAAGATCAACTCACAGAGAAG ATAACTGCTTCAAAGGAGCTAAAATTCCTGAAAAGGGACAACGCAAAG ATGAATGCTGCCATTAACCGTAAGAGAGCCAGGCTGCTCGAGGCCAAAAATGAGCttataag GAGTGAGGCCCAATTGAGGGCCCTGCAGAAGGACCAGTCTCGACTTGAGCAGAGGCTAACAGACATACGGAAGGGAACCACTTTCTTGAAGGATCTGGGTCACCTGCACAAGAGCTACCTGGACCATAGAATAGCCCACCCTAACCAGGCAGAGGAG TATGGCCCCTCCAGTCTACCAGCTCTTCTCCTGGAGGCCCGTGATGTGCTGGGGACTGAAGATCAGCTGAAGACTGTCAACGAGAGGCTGCAACAGGCTCTGGACAGAGTGGCTCACAACAAGTGA